The Kineococcus radiotolerans SRS30216 = ATCC BAA-149 genomic interval GGTCGTCGACCGCGCTCAGCAGGAGCTCGGTGACCTCGCGGCGGAACTGCTCCACCGGCAGGGCCCCGCCGCGCGCGGCGGGACGCCCGCCCGCACCGGCCCGGTCCCGGCCCGCGTCACGACTGGAGTCACGGCCTGCATCACGACTGGAGTCGCGGCTGGGCCCGCGGCCCGCCGAGCCCAGCGGCCGGACGTCGGTGGCCTTGTAGCCGCGGTCACCCTGGTCCAGGGTGAACTGCACCGACGCGCCCTCCAGGTCCTCGGCCTCCAGGTCGACGACGTCCTTCACGTGGAAGAAGACGTTCTCCGGGCAGTCCGGGCTG includes:
- a CDS encoding cold shock domain-containing protein, yielding MVLVASLAKGKVRSFDDGRGFGFITSPDCPENVFFHVKDVVDLEAEDLEGASVQFTLDQGDRGYKATDVRPLGSAGRGPSRDSSRDAGRDSSRDAGRDRAGAGGRPAARGGALPVEQFRREVTELLLSAVDDLSGRQVRELRDALTDYGFDRGFLVDGR